The Lutra lutra chromosome 1, mLutLut1.2, whole genome shotgun sequence genomic sequence CTGCACACCAGCTCACATCTGGCTCAGTTCACATCAAACATCCCACTATCATAGCCAAGCCTTGTCGTGCTGGAAGTCCCCTTCACTGCTCGGTTCTGGGGCTGGATATGAGCAGATAGGGAAGGTAGCATCAAACACGCCTCATGGGTTCAGGCCTAGCACTTGGGGGAAAAGGGATGAGACTTGGGGAGGTAGACATGCCATTGGGTATCCAAAGGGAGAAAGTCTGGTGGGGTTGCTGGACAACGACAGTGATAATTCCAGTGCAAAATTGGGGGCAAGGGTCCCAGGGGCATGGAGCAGGGGTATATTCTAGCAGAGGAGGCCTCCCTGAGGGTGACACCGAACTGGGATCTTCTGGAAGGCTGGCAAAGGGTGAAGCCAAAAAATGTCCAGGCCATGGGGGTAGGGTGTACAAAGGCCTGAAGGTGTGTGGGAGAAAGGGACAGCCCTGAGACAGCCTACCCATACTCCACCTCCAGCTTACCCCCAGGGACCCGGACCTATTCTGGgggtccccaccctgccccctcagGGAAACCCTGAtgagggggtaggggggaggtGGGGCACCTCTCCTGGGGGCTGCAGATGGGGAAGGGCCTGAACCCTGAAGGGCAGGAAAGGCCACATTCCTGAAGAGGAGGAATGtctttgatcccaagaccttgctCAGGGCACAGGGCTCCCTCTTCCAGGTATCTCTCCCAGCATTCTGGAGGGAGACTCACAGTTGTAGGGCAAGGTCCTGGGCAGAGGTGGTCCTGGCCTCCTGCTGTCTGACCACGGGCGAGTTCCTGCTGTGCTCTGTAAGTCAGAGGGTTCTGTGTCCCCCcttgcatgcacgtgcacactcATGCAATTGCACCCAGGGCATCCCGGATATGATCCATTTATGCCTTGTGTCTAGCTGTTCAAGACTGGAGGCGGGGCTTCCACCCAAGAACCAAGGCTTTGGGCTATGCCTCCAAGCTGAGAGATGGGGGCCCAGGGCCCCCGCAGGCAGCTCCTACAGCCAGGCTAGTTCTCTTCCACTCCTTTGCTTCACTGTCACCTTCTCCTCAGGTGCCTCCCTCCTCCTGGATGCATCTGAACCCTGCCTCTTCCTCCGTGCTGGAGGATGCACCCACCTCCCGGGGagtttctccatttcctcacatCCTCACAGGTCTCTCCTTCAGCCTGTAAGGTTCCCCTGGAGGAGTCCTGAAGGGGATACAAGGGAGCCATCACGAGCTAATGGGAGGGGTGGGACGGCCTCCCTCCTCTGTCCAGGGAGACAGGGACTGCGGGGACACAGCGGAGGCTCCCATTTCCCACTAGTGAGAGCAGTAACCAATTCACCAGGCACTGCTGTCCCCGAAGCTCCAGCCAGCCCTCATCAAGCCCGCTGAGGAATGATTCATCAGCCAGCAGGTCCCCTCCAGTGTGGGTCTGCTTAGGCTTCCTTTTCCAGTGCTGCCGCCGTCCCTGACAACCAGCACGCGGACTGCCAGTCGAGGGTCTGACCTCAGAGAAGTGCCCTCATCGCTGGATAGATCTGTGACGGGCCCGCTGGGCTCTGTCCAGGCAAGGTGGCTGTGTGCTAACCAGCCTGGGACAGAGTGGGAGATGGAAACCCTGAGGAAGTGGAGGCACTCCGCCGGCTGGGAACAGACCGGGCGGACCGCAGGGCCCGGCAGTTAGCTCCCTTCCTGGGCAGACAACACTGGTTCCGTAGGGAAAGAGCGGCAGTCCGTGCGCACGCGCGCCGCTCCAGTCAAGCCGCTTTGTTCCTGAGCTACCTGCCGCTCCATTCACCTCCTCCGCCCCGCCCGCCTGCGAGCCGGCACACCGCGCTCGCGGAGACCCCGTCCACTTCCCCGCGCAGGGTGGAACGGGTGACGAGCCGCGCCTCCCTCCCAACCGTCTCCTTCAGTCACGATTGGCCATCTGCGCGACGCGCTCCCGCCTACCGCGAAAGTTGGTTGGCGCACTGGGAAGGAGGTTGGCGAGGAGAGAGGTTGGTAAAGGAGAGCTCCCCGCCCACCCACCCCTCCGAGAGAAAGTCACGTGGCGCTTCACTCGGAGCCTGTCACCTCCCAGCTTGTAAAGCTTTCTTAAAGGGCTAGCTCTGTCTTCTTGGGGCTGGCCCTTTCCAGGATTTTTCCGCTCCTGCCTGCGGAGTGTGCGGCGGCCCTGGGTCCTCCTAGTCCTCTAGTCCCCTGTTCGCTGATTCCCCATCAGGCCTGCTGGGGTGGTACCCGCTTTCAGGTCTCGGAGCCTGTGGCCATCCTAGGGACCAGTCGGTCGCCTGAAACGGTGACCTTATcctaagcacagtgcctggcacgtagtaggcgTTCAGTttccatttgttgaatgaactcgttgagaaaatgaatgaatggggttGACAGACAGGAGGGGGGGGATGTTGCCTCAGCGTGGCcgcccccacccaccgcccccaCCCACCGCCCTATCCCTGGGGAGGCTCTGCTTCAGGGAAAAGTGGGGAGGGGATGAGAGGCTCAGGAAGTCCCTAGGGCAGCCCTTCACGGTAGGACACGGAAGCGCTGCGAGCGCGGGCATAGAGGAAGGGTCTTGGCCGGGCACCCCAGGCGGGTCCTAGCCAGGTCCGGGTTGAGGTGGGGCGAGGGCCCGGGCGGGCGCAGGTCTCAGGGTGCACGGGGCCGCGAGCGCGCTCGCGTACTCTGTGGGGAGAGGCGGCGGAGGCGCGGCGCCTTTAAGCTCGGGCGCCGGCCTcgcggccccgcccccccccccccgaggacGCCTCGGCGCGCGGCCGCCGGAGCCGCCGTTTAATTGGGGCTGTCAGGCCGCGGCGCGCGCGGAGGGCCGGGCGGGACGGAGGCCGGGAGGCCGGGGCGGCGGGCACGCAGCTCGGCGGGAGGCGGGCGCCCGGAGACGCGGCTGGGGCCCGCGCGGCCGGGGCGCCgtcccagggcagggctgcccGGCCCCTGCCCCGGGCCGCCCGCGCTCCCCATGAAAAACCAGCTCCGCGGCCCCCCAGCGCGGGCGCACATGTCGGCCTCGGGGGCGTCGGCTGCTGGGGACACCGGTGCGGGGTCGGAGCCCGGTGCGGGGTCAGGGTCCGGCGCTAGCACCGGCGCGGGAGCGGCGACGGGTGCGGGGGCCATGCCCTGCAAGAGCGCCGAGTGGctgcaggaggagctggaggcgCGCGGCGGCGCGTCCCTACTGCTGCTCGACTGCCGGCCGCACGAGCTCTTCGAGTCGTCGCACATCGAGACGGCCATCAACCTGGCCATTCCGGGCCTCATGCTGCGCCGTCTGCGCAAGGGCAACCTCCCCATCCGCTCCATCATCCCCAACCACGCCGACAAGGAGCGCTTCGCCACGCGCTGCAAGGCGGCCACCGTGCTGCTCTACGACGAGGCCACGGCCGAGTGGCAGCCAGAGACCGGCGCTCCCGCCTCGGTGCTTGGCCTGCTCCTGCAAAAGCTGCGCGACGACGGCTGCCAGGCCTACTACCTCCAAGGTGAGGGCAGCACTGAGACCCCCGTCCGGGATTCGGGCTCTTCCGCGGCTCCCTGACGCCTCCGCCGGAGGCTGCTTTCTCTCCATGCGCTCCGCCTGCCGGGCCGGCGCCACGTCGCCCCCGGCTCGCATCTGCCTCTAACGGGAGCTCGGCCCCCATGGTGAGGGTTTAGGCTGGCGCGAGGGTCCCTTCTGCACCCCGTCCTCGACACAATTCGAGTGGGCTGAAGAAACTTTTGCCAACCTGGGCTTTcctttccccccctcccctctcctgttGTGGGGCCATGGCAGTGCCTAGTCTCCTGCTGAGCCcctcagaggaggaaggggccGCCTCCTGGGACCCCAAAGGCGACAGGACACCAGGCCCTGGTGCTCCACTCTAGAATGCATGTCCCTGGGAAACCAGAGTCAGGATATAGGAACCTTTGGCAGCATTATCCCTGCCCCTAAGGTATAGGGACCGTTTGGGTTGGGGAACTCTGGGCATCTGGGCTTTGGGCTCACTGCTTGGGGATCACAGCCCCTTGGAGACACTTTGGGCAGAACTGTAACCAGGGTCCCCTGCCATGGCTGTCTGGGACCCCCAAGTCCCCAGCCTACTACCCTTGAGCTTGTGGAagggggaggcagctggggggcGAGTGGCTGCAGCCGGTGTTTCCAATTAACATTCCAAAATGGCCTCTCGCTGGCAGCAGGCgtgcaggcagggaggggaggggaagcctgCGGCACCCTCGGGCGCAGGGCCCATGCCTAGCTGCAAGGCGCTCCCCATTTCTTGTCTCTGTAAAGCCCCAGCAGCCCTCCTCCTGTGTTTCCAGAACTGGGGTCCTTGAGATCTAAGCTGGGGAGAGGTGGATTGGGACCCCTTTTATGAACTTGCCACTGCGGGAGGGAAGGGCCAGCCAGTACTTTCACACTGTCCTCCCTGACTGtggttggggtgggaggcagggaccGGACTCCCAGGCAGGAGGCCCAGGACCTCTGTGCCTCTCACTGACCTAGACATAGCTCTGGCCCCTGCAGTCCCCTCTGTAAGAGGGGTTTGCACACCCATAGGTGCTGGCCGGAGACGGGGTTGTCTTCTTTACTACTGAGCCGTTACTCAGCACCCATGAGTGCCAGGTGTGCCTGGGTGCTGTGGAAGAGAAATGAGCTGGGGCCCTGAAGCCTAATGGTTCAGGATATGGCACTCAGGCATGTTACTTCAcctcctggggcctcagtttcccattctGTCGGGGGTCATAAGCTGGATGTAGAGAACACAGGAGCAGGTACACGTGTAACCCAGTTGGCAGGGCCCACGTTGGCTGTTGTCGGTGTTAAAGTGCTTGATGTGGGCAGCCCACTGGTCTGGGGGCATTGGCCGGTGGCCTGGGCAGTCTCTCACCCAGGCCTTCTTACCCTGGCCACAGGTGGTTTCAACAAGTTCCAGACGGAGTATTCAGAGCACTGCGAGACCAACGTGGACAGCTCATCCTCACCCAGTGGCTCACCACCCACCTCCGTGCTGGGCCTGGGGGGCCTACGGATCAGCTCTGACTGCTCAGACGGGGAGTCCGACCGAGAGCTGCCCAGCAGTGCCACGGAGTCGGACGGTAGCCCTGTGCCATCCAGCCAACCAGCCTTCCCCGTCCAGATCCTGCCCTACCTCTACCTCGGCTGCGCCAAGGACTCCACTAACCTGGACGTGCTCGGCAAGTACGGCATCAAGTATATCCTCAATGTCACGCCTAACCTGCCCAACGCCTTTGAGCATGGTGGCGAGTTCACCTACAAGCAGATCCCCATCTCGGACCACTGGAGCCAGAACCTCTCCCAGTTCTTCCCCGAGGCCATCAGCTTCATTGGTAGGTGCTGCTGCGCTCAgggcggggtgggtgggcagCTGTGTCGAGGTGTGTATGGGACTTGGGTGTCACTGGCGCCTGGCTGGGTACCTCTGGGCCTGTCGAAGCCTGTGCATGCCCTGCTTGTGCTGGCATGTGCCCGTGGCCGAACCCATGCCTGCTGTGAGTCACCAAGGCCCTTGGGACCCAAGTGGTCCCCTGAGTCCTGGACGCCCCCCTCCATCGCCCCACCCACGGACCTTGCTGTCCAGCTTGTGTTTTTGTGGCTCCGCTGTTTTGGGCTCAGCCAGCTGAAGCATCACAGCTCTCAGACCTCCCACAGGTCTTGCCTGCTCGTCCTCATGCCTCAGCACACGTGTTTTCTGGGAGGGGGCTGCCACTGTGCCTCTTTGGGCTTTATTTTGTACCTGAGGGGGCTAAAGGGTGGTGCTGGAGCCGAAGGCCGACCCCAGATGGGCAGCTATTGGAGCGTGGCGGGCCAGAGTGACTTGGGAGGGCCCTGGGTGCTCCTGGCAGCCTGGGGGCTTGCTGGGAGTACAGGAGGCCTCCCTCAGAGCAGTACGTCCCGCTGTTGCGCTTAGAACCGTCAGCCCCCGATGGCCCCGGCTGACTCAAGCTCCATGAGCTGCCTTATCTTCGACCTCCCCATCCTGCTTCCTCTGCAGCCAGCTGGAAGCTGTTAGCAGGTCATCTTCCTGGCCCCAGCTCTTACCCGGGGTGCGGGGAAGGGCTACCAGATCAGCATGAATGTAAACCCTTGGCTCTCGGAGCCTGGTGACCCCGTGTTTCTTCCCAACCTCCAGTGGCAGAGAGGAGGTGGCCTGGGCAGTCCTCTCCCGCTGGCCGCTGTGTCCAGTGGAGGGCGTTTTGGTGTCAGCTGGGCTGGGCTAGCTTTAATAACAGGAAGTGGGAGGCTTCCCCGCCTCATCCGCCTCATCCGCTTACTGGGAACCAAAACTAGGTGCCtggctgggaggaaggaaggaagctgaggcctgggggaggggctgcgaCCAGAGCTATTGGGAGCTTCCCAGCTCTGCTCAGGGAGGGACAAGGCCAGGAGGTCTCTGGGTCCTGCCTGAGCGTTCACTCTTTCTCACCAACAAGACgggggagcagagaagggggatcccaggctcccagggctGAGCCTGGCTCATGGGTGCCTTTATCCTTCTTGAAGGTCCCTTTGcatctggggagggagacagaacagGGTgtaggagtgggggagggggacaagtGAAGGAAGAGAGGCCTGAGCACCCCCACAGGACTCGCTGGGactggatcaagccccaagccccACGCTGCTCAGCCACACCCTGAGAAGGCTAAAAATAAAGCCCGTGGAAGCAGTTTCACTTTGGATCACCCGGGAgtgggcttgggggccaggcgTTCCCCATATCCTGGTGTGTCACCATTGGGGGGCTCATCCCCACTGCCCCATTAGCCCCAAGTCTCAAGGTCAGACCGCACCACTCTGCACCAGGCtgcagcttctctctcttccccagctACTCTTGCCCCCAGGCAGTGCCTGGATCTGGATTAAGTGCCTACTGCATGCTTAGCCCTGGGTGCCCTCACGGGGATGAGGAGGGGAAGCTCTGCCAGGGCAGAGGGAATGAGCACCAGAGGCGGAACAGCCTGAGAACCTG encodes the following:
- the DUSP7 gene encoding dual specificity protein phosphatase 7, whose protein sequence is MKNQLRGPPARAHMSASGASAAGDTGAGSEPGAGSGSGASTGAGAATGAGAMPCKSAEWLQEELEARGGASLLLLDCRPHELFESSHIETAINLAIPGLMLRRLRKGNLPIRSIIPNHADKERFATRCKAATVLLYDEATAEWQPETGAPASVLGLLLQKLRDDGCQAYYLQGGFNKFQTEYSEHCETNVDSSSSPSGSPPTSVLGLGGLRISSDCSDGESDRELPSSATESDGSPVPSSQPAFPVQILPYLYLGCAKDSTNLDVLGKYGIKYILNVTPNLPNAFEHGGEFTYKQIPISDHWSQNLSQFFPEAISFIDEARSKKCGVLVHCLAGISRSVTVTVAYLMQKMNLSLNDAYDFVKRKKSNISPNFNFMGQLLDFERTLGLSSPCDNHTPSEQLYFSTPTNHNLFPLNTLEST